The proteins below are encoded in one region of Clostridium sp. 'White wine YQ':
- a CDS encoding single-stranded DNA-binding protein: MNKIVLMGRIIKDPELRVLEESEKMVTKFIIAVERNFKGSDGTRKSDLIPVVMWGRKAEVLCEYGKKGTLLSLSGRLRTGSYEDRDGNKKYIAEVIAEDFKFIQNKPAPEKEYADDKK, from the coding sequence ATGAACAAAATTGTATTAATGGGAAGAATAATAAAAGACCCTGAACTTAGAGTACTTGAGGAAAGCGAAAAGATGGTTACGAAATTTATTATCGCAGTTGAAAGGAACTTTAAAGGATCCGATGGTACCAGAAAGTCTGACTTAATTCCTGTAGTAATGTGGGGAAGAAAAGCAGAAGTTCTTTGTGAATATGGGAAAAAGGGTACTTTATTAAGTTTAAGCGGCAGATTGAGAACTGGAAGCTATGAAGACAGAGATGGAAATAAGAAATACATAGCAGAAGTTATTGCAGAAGATTTTAAGTTTATTCAAAATAAGCCTGCACCAGAAAAAGAATATGCAGATGATAAAAAATAG
- the acpS gene encoding holo-ACP synthase → MIYGVGVDIIEIDRVERAVNRTSSFLTKVFTENEIQYFKNKNNNYESLAGSYAAKEAFSKAVGLGFRGFTLGEVEVVRDELGKPSIVLYGNARELVDKLNVSNIHLSISHNKTDAIAYVILEI, encoded by the coding sequence ATGATATATGGTGTTGGAGTTGACATAATAGAAATCGATAGAGTCGAGCGAGCAGTTAACAGAACCTCAAGTTTTTTAACTAAAGTTTTTACTGAAAACGAAATACAATACTTTAAAAATAAAAACAATAATTATGAAAGCTTAGCAGGGAGTTACGCTGCAAAAGAAGCTTTCTCAAAAGCAGTAGGGTTAGGTTTTAGAGGATTCACTTTGGGTGAAGTTGAGGTTGTAAGAGATGAACTAGGAAAACCATCAATAGTGTTATATGGAAATGCTAGAGAGTTGGTGGATAAGTTGAATGTAAGTAATATTCATTTAAGTATCTCACATAATAAAACAGACGCAATTGCATATGTTATTTTAGAAATATAA
- a CDS encoding transketolase, protein MSNKISELQSIAKEIRKDIVTMLTESASGHPGGSLSATDIVTTLFFNEMNISPENPNNPDRDRFVLSKGHAAPVLYSALARKGYLPVEELKTLRKIGSRLQGHPNMNDLPGIDMSTGSLGQGISAAVGMAIAGKLDNKNYRVFALLGDGELEEGQVWEAAMSAAHYRLDNLTIFIDYNGLQIDGDVHQVMNPAPIDKKYEAFGWKTLIIDGHNYEEILAAIETAKKTKGAPTAIICKTVKGKGVSFMENEAAWHGTAPSVEQCEKALKEIGGEK, encoded by the coding sequence ATGAGTAATAAAATATCAGAATTACAAAGTATAGCCAAAGAAATAAGAAAAGATATAGTAACTATGCTAACAGAATCAGCATCAGGACATCCAGGTGGTTCACTATCAGCAACAGATATAGTTACAACATTATTTTTTAACGAAATGAATATAAGTCCGGAAAATCCAAATAATCCAGATAGAGATAGATTTGTATTATCAAAAGGTCATGCAGCACCAGTTTTATATTCCGCATTAGCAAGAAAAGGATATTTACCAGTTGAAGAATTAAAAACATTAAGAAAGATTGGTTCAAGACTTCAAGGTCATCCTAATATGAATGATTTGCCAGGAATAGATATGTCAACTGGATCACTTGGTCAAGGAATATCAGCTGCTGTTGGAATGGCTATAGCTGGAAAACTTGATAATAAAAATTATAGAGTATTTGCACTTTTAGGAGATGGAGAATTAGAAGAAGGACAAGTGTGGGAAGCAGCTATGAGTGCAGCTCATTACAGATTAGATAACTTAACTATATTTATAGATTACAACGGATTACAAATAGATGGAGATGTACATCAAGTAATGAACCCAGCTCCAATTGATAAAAAATATGAAGCATTTGGTTGGAAAACACTAATAATTGATGGACATAACTATGAAGAAATATTAGCAGCTATTGAAACTGCTAAAAAAACAAAAGGAGCACCTACAGCAATTATATGTAAAACAGTTAAAGGCAAGGGTGTTTCATTTATGGAGAATGAGGCAGCATGGCATGGAACAGCTCCAAGTGTTGAACAATGTGAAAAAGCATTAAAAGAAATTGGAGGAGAAAAATAA
- a CDS encoding NAD(P)H-hydrate dehydratase, whose product MIEVLGSEGCRTMDRKTIEILKMPSVLLMENAVFSMVKHFYHLDDILIICGVGNNGGDGVALARHLYFLNKKVRVIVVGSLDKASVDFMCNYNILKNLNVHIILINKDDLNIKTICRNTKVIVDCLFGTGLSRSLNEQYINIVEGMNSSSAYKISIDVPSGLNCDTGEVMGASVKADKTITFQTMKKGFLNYKALSYLGEVIIEPIGIPESIIKEVSEGIVMTERADISSLIPKRERFGYKSDYGRVAIIAGSEEYSGAAYLTAQAAVKTGSGLVNLYTHRKIRDSMRNKLNEAMVGEYHQVEELGEKINSAQVVAIGPGLGKTSEAHKLVNWVINNYTGKIVIDADGLNVLANQLDILNKCKGEIIITPHLGEMARLTGKGIDDLNMNRIDIAKEFSNKYGVTVLLKGLYTVVAGKNQVYVNPTGNSSMASGGMGDTLTGIIASLAGQGVNILDAAKLGAYIHGYIGEDLSEEMYSVSAINIIEKIPSYLKELSGG is encoded by the coding sequence ATGATTGAAGTTTTAGGTTCAGAAGGTTGCAGAACTATGGATAGAAAAACCATAGAAATTCTTAAAATGCCGAGTGTGCTATTAATGGAAAATGCAGTTTTCTCAATGGTAAAACATTTTTATCATCTAGATGACATTTTAATTATCTGTGGAGTAGGAAATAATGGTGGTGATGGGGTTGCCTTAGCAAGACATTTATATTTTCTAAATAAGAAGGTAAGAGTAATTGTTGTAGGTTCCTTAGATAAAGCATCAGTGGATTTTATGTGTAATTATAATATATTAAAAAATCTAAATGTACATATTATATTAATTAATAAGGACGATTTAAATATTAAAACTATTTGCAGAAATACTAAAGTTATAGTCGATTGCTTATTTGGGACAGGACTCTCAAGAAGCCTAAATGAGCAGTACATAAATATAGTTGAAGGGATGAATTCTTCTTCAGCCTATAAAATTTCCATAGATGTGCCTTCAGGGTTAAATTGCGATACGGGAGAAGTTATGGGAGCATCAGTCAAGGCAGACAAAACTATAACTTTTCAGACAATGAAAAAAGGATTCTTAAACTATAAGGCTCTAAGTTATTTAGGGGAAGTAATAATTGAGCCCATAGGAATTCCAGAAAGCATTATAAAAGAAGTAAGTGAAGGAATAGTTATGACGGAAAGAGCTGATATAAGCAGTCTTATTCCTAAGAGGGAAAGGTTCGGCTATAAAAGTGATTATGGTAGAGTTGCAATTATAGCTGGTAGTGAGGAATATTCTGGAGCAGCATACTTGACAGCACAAGCTGCCGTCAAAACAGGTTCGGGTTTAGTGAATTTATATACTCATAGAAAAATAAGAGATTCTATGAGAAATAAATTAAATGAAGCTATGGTGGGAGAATATCACCAAGTAGAAGAACTAGGGGAGAAAATAAATTCAGCGCAAGTAGTTGCAATTGGTCCAGGCCTTGGAAAAACTTCGGAAGCTCACAAATTAGTTAATTGGGTAATCAACAATTATACTGGAAAGATTGTTATAGATGCTGATGGATTAAATGTATTAGCTAATCAATTGGATATATTAAATAAGTGTAAGGGCGAGATAATTATAACGCCGCATTTGGGTGAAATGGCGAGACTTACTGGTAAGGGGATAGACGATCTTAATATGAACCGAATTGATATAGCGAAAGAATTCTCAAATAAATATGGAGTAACTGTATTATTAAAGGGGTTGTATACGGTTGTTGCAGGAAAGAATCAGGTTTATGTAAATCCTACTGGAAATAGTTCCATGGCATCAGGTGGTATGGGGGATACCCTGACAGGAATAATTGCGTCGCTTGCTGGACAAGGGGTAAATATTCTTGATGCGGCTAAATTAGGAGCATATATTCATGGATATATAGGGGAAGATTTATCAGAGGAGATGTATTCAGTTAGTGCTATAAATATAATAGAAAAGATTCCAAGTTATTTAAAGGAATTATCCGGTGGATAA
- a CDS encoding FAD-dependent oxidoreductase, translated as MRSLEVKKDIHWVGALDPELRIFDIIMYTPYGTTYNSYVVKGSEKVAVFETVKEQFFDQYIERLKDLNIDVSKIDYIVVDHTEPDHAGSVAKLLELSPGAKVVGSAAAIRFLKNIANREFESIIVSDNDTLSLGNKTLKFLSVPFLHWPDTIYTFIPEDKTLITCDSFGTHYCFEEIFNDKIPNEKEYMESLRYYYDCIMGPFKPYVLKAIDKIKDLDIDLICPGHGPILREDPWKIVNLYKEWSTPSASNDKKKVTISYVSAYGYTEQLANTIAEGIKSVSDIEVKLYNVIHNQMNDIVADISDSDGILFGSPTIVGELLEPIRDLLSKLNPIIHGKKVAGAFGSYGWSGEAVPRIEARLKELNMNLFSPGLRINFKPSDNDLKEAFEFGVGFAEKILGKEPKQKVEDTKEIAQISTDGEIKYWKCVVCGEIFEGTVPPEICPVCGAGRDQFVEVAKENRSFRNDTEENFVIIGNGAAGYYAAKAIRERNEKANITLVSKEKLSSYFRPQLSDLISQEIDEETFYIAPSKWYDDNKINQILGKKVTSINKDLKVINFEDNTKVNYDKLILATGSHNFIPNVEVIDLDNKKEILSLNAFNYNSINGIYSIKDIEDVNKLKMNLCKEKKVVVVGGGLLGLEAAWEINKSGAKVNVVEFFSRLLPRQLDDEGAELFKTAINSTNIKLRLGESVNKIKTSNNIIKSVELNTGEEIEADIVLFSVGIRANTDLAKATGVLCDRGIIVNDKMETNINGIYACGDVAELKGISYGNWPAAIEMGKIAGANAAGDSLEFQGFVSSVIFDALNTKIFSAGTVDFNDSSLEHLSIKSNEEAKYSKYFFKNHKLIGGILIGDLSTSSKIIDGISKEITKSEVFSFLK; from the coding sequence ATGAGATCTTTAGAAGTAAAAAAGGACATACACTGGGTGGGTGCGCTCGACCCTGAGCTAAGAATTTTTGATATTATTATGTATACACCTTATGGAACAACTTACAATTCATATGTTGTTAAAGGTAGTGAAAAAGTTGCTGTTTTTGAAACTGTTAAGGAGCAATTCTTTGATCAATATATTGAAAGATTAAAGGATCTTAATATCGATGTATCAAAAATTGACTATATCGTTGTTGATCATACAGAGCCTGACCATGCTGGTTCCGTGGCTAAGTTACTAGAACTTTCCCCTGGAGCAAAGGTGGTTGGTTCAGCTGCAGCAATTAGATTTTTAAAAAATATTGCGAACAGAGAATTTGAATCCATTATAGTGTCTGATAATGACACACTGTCTTTAGGAAATAAAACTCTCAAATTTCTATCTGTACCATTTCTACACTGGCCAGATACAATATATACATTTATTCCTGAAGATAAAACATTAATAACTTGTGATTCCTTTGGTACTCATTACTGTTTTGAAGAAATTTTTAATGATAAAATTCCAAATGAAAAAGAATATATGGAATCATTACGATATTACTATGATTGTATAATGGGACCTTTTAAGCCATATGTCCTTAAAGCAATAGATAAAATTAAGGATTTAGATATAGATCTAATTTGTCCAGGACACGGTCCTATATTAAGGGAAGATCCATGGAAAATTGTTAATCTCTATAAGGAATGGAGCACTCCTTCAGCTAGCAATGATAAGAAAAAAGTTACTATCTCATATGTATCTGCTTACGGATATACAGAACAACTAGCAAATACAATTGCAGAGGGAATAAAATCCGTTTCTGATATTGAAGTAAAACTTTATAATGTTATTCATAATCAAATGAATGATATTGTTGCAGATATATCTGACTCAGATGGAATTCTTTTTGGGTCTCCAACTATTGTAGGTGAATTATTAGAACCTATACGTGACTTATTATCAAAACTTAATCCAATAATTCATGGTAAAAAAGTTGCTGGTGCATTTGGATCATATGGTTGGAGCGGAGAGGCTGTTCCTAGAATAGAAGCAAGACTCAAGGAATTAAATATGAATTTATTCTCTCCTGGATTAAGAATTAACTTCAAACCTTCAGATAATGACTTAAAAGAAGCTTTTGAATTCGGAGTAGGTTTTGCTGAAAAAATTTTAGGTAAAGAACCAAAGCAAAAAGTGGAAGATACTAAAGAAATAGCACAAATATCTACAGATGGTGAAATTAAATATTGGAAGTGTGTAGTATGCGGAGAAATTTTTGAAGGTACTGTTCCACCAGAGATTTGTCCAGTATGTGGTGCAGGAAGAGATCAATTTGTTGAGGTTGCTAAAGAGAATAGAAGTTTTAGGAATGATACTGAAGAAAATTTTGTAATCATTGGTAATGGCGCTGCCGGATATTATGCTGCTAAAGCTATAAGAGAAAGAAATGAAAAAGCTAATATAACATTAGTATCTAAAGAAAAACTATCTTCTTATTTTAGGCCTCAATTATCAGATTTAATTTCTCAAGAAATAGATGAAGAAACTTTTTATATAGCACCATCAAAGTGGTATGATGATAATAAAATCAATCAGATTCTAGGAAAAAAAGTTACTTCTATAAATAAAGATTTAAAGGTAATTAATTTTGAGGATAATACCAAAGTCAATTATGATAAACTAATTTTAGCTACAGGAAGCCATAATTTTATTCCTAACGTTGAAGTCATTGACTTAGATAATAAAAAGGAAATACTAAGCTTGAATGCCTTTAACTATAACTCTATTAATGGAATCTACTCAATAAAAGATATAGAGGATGTTAATAAGCTTAAGATGAATCTCTGTAAAGAAAAGAAAGTTGTTGTAGTGGGTGGTGGGCTTCTAGGCCTTGAAGCTGCATGGGAAATAAATAAATCCGGTGCAAAGGTTAATGTAGTTGAGTTTTTCTCAAGGTTGCTACCTCGTCAGTTAGACGATGAAGGCGCCGAACTATTTAAAACAGCCATAAACTCTACAAATATAAAATTGAGGCTTGGTGAATCCGTAAATAAAATTAAGACAAGTAATAATATAATAAAATCTGTTGAACTAAACACAGGAGAAGAAATAGAAGCTGATATAGTTCTATTCTCTGTAGGAATTAGAGCTAATACAGATTTAGCTAAGGCTACTGGAGTTCTTTGTGATAGGGGTATAATTGTTAATGACAAGATGGAGACAAATATTAATGGAATATATGCTTGTGGAGATGTAGCTGAGTTAAAGGGAATATCTTATGGTAACTGGCCAGCTGCTATCGAAATGGGTAAGATAGCTGGAGCAAATGCTGCAGGTGATTCACTAGAATTTCAAGGTTTTGTCTCCTCAGTAATATTTGATGCATTAAATACAAAGATCTTCTCTGCTGGCACAGTTGATTTTAATGATTCTTCTTTAGAACATTTATCTATAAAAAGTAATGAGGAAGCTAAGTATTCAAAATATTTCTTTAAAAATCATAAACTAATCGGCGGAATATTAATTGGTGATTTATCTACCTCTTCAAAAATAATAGATGGTATTTCAAAAGAGATAACAAAATCAGAAGTGTTCTCATTCCTTAAATAG
- a CDS encoding DUF6514 family protein, which produces MVILKSEKAVEEVDLDIRYEYSYRLTENLYDNVKAYGIEAERLLFKAEELKDVERESINLISPIYSKVEEMLNLIYKHKVSPVHVIDILGEKVDECVLDF; this is translated from the coding sequence ATGGTTATTTTGAAGAGTGAAAAGGCAGTTGAGGAAGTTGACTTAGATATTAGGTATGAGTATTCATACAGGTTAACAGAAAATTTATATGATAACGTTAAAGCATATGGTATTGAAGCTGAGCGATTACTGTTTAAAGCTGAAGAACTAAAGGATGTAGAGCGAGAAAGTATAAACCTAATTTCGCCAATTTATAGCAAGGTTGAAGAAATGTTAAACTTAATATATAAGCATAAAGTTTCTCCTGTTCATGTTATTGACATATTAGGAGAAAAGGTTGATGAGTGTGTTCTAGATTTTTAG
- a CDS encoding type II toxin-antitoxin system PemK/MazF family toxin: protein MTTMVVKRGDVFYADLSPVIGSEQGGIRPVIIIQNDIGNKYSPTVIVAAITSQINKAKLPTHVEISSEEYGLNRDSVVLLEQLRTLDKRRLKEKIGHMTDSDMDKVSKALVISLGLI from the coding sequence ATGACCACAATGGTAGTAAAAAGAGGAGATGTGTTTTATGCCGACTTAAGTCCTGTTATAGGTTCAGAACAAGGTGGTATAAGGCCAGTTATAATTATACAAAATGACATTGGGAATAAGTATAGTCCTACAGTTATTGTAGCAGCTATTACTTCTCAAATTAATAAAGCTAAGTTACCTACTCACGTAGAGATTTCTTCAGAAGAATATGGCTTAAATAGAGATTCAGTTGTTTTACTTGAACAATTACGAACCTTAGATAAGAGAAGATTAAAAGAAAAGATAGGGCATATGACAGATTCTGATATGGACAAGGTTAGCAAGGCATTAGTAATAAGCTTAGGGCTTATTTAG
- the alr gene encoding alanine racemase yields the protein MDESIRPVWAEINLNSLENNMRQIKNLVKDKKIYAVVKADGYGHGALDVAPIFLENGATGLAVAVITEALELRRSGVKAPILILGYTPLTFGDKMAQYDIEQTVYDLNYVKGLSDIAIKEKRNIKIHIALDTGMGRIGILPNEEGLEIVRKISKLPNIILEGIFTHFSTADETDKSYTKYQLKLFYDFTNRLEQEGIKFNVKHVSNSAAIMDMEETYIDGVRPGIIMYGYYPSDEVLKDKLNLKPALTLKTSIAHLKTLPEGMYISYGRKFKTERESVIATLPVGYADGYTRALSNKGKVIINGKLAPIVGRVCMDQVMVDVTDVGEVSVGDEVVLLGEQGEAKFNADDLAEILDTINYEIICMIGRRVPRVYIRDGKIVKIRNYV from the coding sequence ATGGATGAAAGCATAAGACCAGTTTGGGCAGAAATTAACCTGAATTCTTTGGAAAATAATATGAGACAGATTAAAAATTTAGTAAAGGATAAAAAGATTTACGCAGTAGTAAAGGCTGATGGATATGGCCATGGAGCACTAGATGTTGCACCAATTTTTCTAGAAAATGGAGCTACAGGGCTAGCTGTAGCGGTCATTACAGAAGCACTAGAATTAAGGAGATCAGGGGTTAAGGCACCTATCCTAATTTTAGGATATACACCACTAACATTTGGTGATAAGATGGCTCAATATGATATTGAACAAACTGTCTATGATCTTAATTATGTTAAAGGACTTTCAGATATAGCAATAAAAGAGAAGAGAAATATAAAAATTCATATAGCATTAGATACAGGAATGGGGAGAATTGGAATACTACCCAATGAAGAGGGATTGGAGATTGTAAGAAAAATAAGCAAGCTTCCTAATATAATCTTGGAAGGTATTTTTACTCATTTCTCCACAGCAGATGAAACTGATAAAAGTTATACTAAATATCAATTAAAGCTGTTTTATGATTTTACTAATAGATTAGAACAAGAAGGAATTAAATTTAATGTTAAACATGTATCTAATAGTGCAGCTATAATGGATATGGAAGAAACTTATATTGATGGAGTAAGGCCAGGCATAATAATGTATGGGTATTATCCATCAGATGAAGTTCTTAAAGATAAGCTTAATCTAAAACCTGCATTGACTTTGAAGACTTCAATTGCACATTTGAAGACATTACCTGAAGGTATGTATATTAGCTATGGAAGAAAATTTAAAACAGAGCGAGAAAGTGTTATAGCAACACTTCCAGTAGGATATGCAGATGGGTACACAAGAGCTCTTTCAAATAAGGGAAAAGTTATCATTAATGGGAAATTAGCTCCTATAGTTGGAAGGGTATGCATGGATCAAGTCATGGTTGATGTTACAGATGTTGGAGAAGTAAGTGTTGGGGATGAAGTTGTTCTATTAGGAGAGCAAGGAGAAGCTAAATTTAATGCTGATGACTTAGCTGAGATTCTAGATACTATCAATTATGAGATAATCTGTATGATAGGCAGAAGAGTTCCAAGAGTTTACATCAGAGATGGAAAAATTGTCAAAATAAGAAACTATGTGTAG
- a CDS encoding germination lipoprotein GerS-related protein, whose translation MKKKIALSMLLFVIILSCISIIYMKISSSPERVLKLLRNIKSYECNVDYKFYNSMGEKEETTKQYFLKEKGNKVVFGDNRIQVYNNEGQVVGGNDKDGELLETSKENYDFYEASFINNLSRYLNDERALSFEYNKEIGKGYYKVSIPLDINNPNLDVGILYINIPDKVPERFVILNKKGEKTFEARYTDFQINPRLDAGLLEIKSN comes from the coding sequence ATGAAAAAAAAGATTGCACTAAGCATGTTATTATTTGTAATAATTTTATCTTGTATTTCCATTATCTATATGAAAATTTCCAGTTCACCAGAGAGGGTTTTGAAACTATTAAGAAACATTAAGAGTTATGAATGTAATGTAGATTATAAATTTTATAATTCTATGGGAGAAAAAGAAGAAACCACTAAGCAGTATTTTTTGAAGGAAAAAGGTAATAAAGTGGTCTTTGGAGACAATAGAATTCAGGTGTATAATAATGAGGGACAAGTTGTAGGTGGAAATGATAAAGATGGAGAATTACTTGAAACTTCTAAGGAGAACTATGACTTCTATGAAGCTTCATTTATAAACAATCTATCAAGGTATTTAAATGATGAAAGAGCATTATCATTTGAGTATAATAAGGAAATTGGAAAAGGATATTATAAAGTTAGTATACCACTAGATATTAATAATCCTAATTTGGATGTAGGGATTTTATATATAAACATTCCAGATAAAGTTCCAGAGCGATTTGTCATATTAAATAAAAAAGGCGAAAAAACATTTGAGGCTAGGTATACTGACTTCCAGATCAATCCTAGACTTGATGCAGGTCTTTTGGAAATTAAAAGCAACTAA
- a CDS encoding YitT family protein, with translation MNKNILKDYFLITVGILLVVFSLEYFFIPNDIAAGGVTGIAIVLTKYVTWLKTGTVVFILNLILFAVAFLLIGGNFGAKTIYASFGLSFIMWAVERFLKPTALTTDLMLAAIFGTIVTSLGMAMIFNVNASTGGTDIVAKIINKYISIDIGKSLLSVDFLVTLAGAVTFGVNRGLYALLCVIFNGLAIDRVIEGFKSCKEVTIISDKNKEISQFIIKDLDRGCTFIQGKGGFSGNDTALLYTVLGRNEFIKLKNYIKEIDKAAFITVGEVHEVLGEGFGELQ, from the coding sequence ATGAATAAAAATATATTAAAAGACTATTTTTTAATTACAGTAGGTATACTTTTAGTTGTTTTCTCACTAGAGTATTTTTTCATCCCGAATGATATTGCAGCTGGAGGAGTAACAGGTATAGCAATAGTTCTTACTAAATATGTAACTTGGTTAAAGACAGGTACTGTAGTATTCATATTAAATCTTATATTATTTGCAGTAGCATTTTTATTAATCGGTGGTAATTTTGGAGCTAAAACAATATACGCTAGCTTTGGATTATCATTTATTATGTGGGCAGTAGAAAGGTTTTTAAAACCTACGGCATTAACAACAGATTTAATGCTAGCAGCTATTTTTGGAACCATAGTTACATCTTTGGGAATGGCAATGATTTTTAATGTTAATGCTTCAACTGGGGGTACCGATATAGTAGCTAAGATAATAAACAAATATATAAGTATAGACATAGGAAAATCATTATTATCAGTAGATTTTTTAGTCACCTTAGCAGGCGCAGTAACTTTTGGTGTAAACAGGGGACTTTATGCACTTTTATGCGTTATATTTAACGGATTAGCAATTGATAGAGTAATAGAAGGATTTAAAAGTTGTAAAGAAGTTACTATAATAAGTGATAAAAATAAAGAAATAAGTCAATTTATAATTAAAGATTTAGATAGAGGATGTACATTTATTCAAGGAAAAGGTGGATTCTCAGGAAATGATACAGCTCTTTTATATACTGTTTTAGGTAGAAATGAATTTATTAAATTGAAAAATTATATAAAAGAAATTGATAAGGCAGCATTTATAACTGTAGGAGAAGTTCATGAAGTTTTAGGAGAAGGTTTTGGGGAATTACAGTAA
- a CDS encoding transketolase family protein — MSKKIATREAYGKTLAEIGQKNKNIVVLDADLSKSTKTADFQKVCADRFINMGIAEGNMMSVAAGISTCGKIPFVSTFAMFAAGRAFEQIRNSICYPRLNVKVCATHAGLTVGEDGASHQAIEDLALMRSIPGMTVICPSDAVETDAAIKAIAEFNGPCYVRLGRAAVNIVNDNADYKFQIGKGVTLKDGNDVTLVATGIMVDVVLEAREILEAEGISTRVINIHTLKPIDSEILVKAAKETGAIVSAEEHNIIGGLGSAISEVISEEVPVPVIKVGVKDTFGESGKPDELLKAYGLTAEEVVKAAKKALSLKK, encoded by the coding sequence ATGAGTAAGAAAATTGCTACTAGAGAAGCTTATGGAAAAACTTTAGCAGAGATAGGACAAAAAAATAAAAATATAGTTGTATTAGATGCTGATCTTTCAAAATCTACAAAAACTGCAGACTTCCAAAAGGTTTGTGCAGATAGATTTATAAATATGGGAATTGCAGAAGGAAATATGATGTCTGTAGCAGCCGGTATTTCAACTTGCGGCAAAATTCCTTTTGTAAGCACATTTGCAATGTTTGCAGCAGGAAGAGCTTTCGAACAAATAAGAAATTCAATATGCTATCCTAGATTAAATGTCAAGGTGTGTGCTACTCATGCTGGATTAACTGTTGGAGAGGATGGAGCATCTCACCAAGCAATTGAAGACTTAGCATTAATGAGAAGTATTCCAGGAATGACAGTTATTTGTCCAAGTGATGCAGTAGAAACTGATGCAGCAATTAAAGCAATTGCAGAGTTTAATGGACCATGTTATGTTAGATTAGGAAGAGCCGCTGTAAATATAGTTAATGATAATGCAGATTATAAATTCCAAATAGGAAAAGGTGTAACATTAAAGGATGGAAATGACGTCACACTTGTTGCAACTGGAATAATGGTTGATGTAGTACTAGAAGCAAGAGAAATTTTAGAGGCTGAAGGCATTAGTACAAGAGTAATTAATATTCATACACTAAAGCCAATAGATAGTGAAATATTAGTAAAAGCAGCAAAAGAAACTGGTGCAATAGTTTCAGCTGAAGAACATAATATAATTGGGGGATTAGGTTCAGCTATATCTGAGGTAATCTCAGAAGAAGTTCCAGTTCCAGTAATTAAAGTTGGAGTTAAGGATACTTTTGGAGAAAGCGGAAAGCCTGATGAATTATTAAAGGCTTATGGATTAACAGCTGAGGAAGTAGTAAAAGCAGCTAAAAAGGCATTAAGTTTAAAAAAATAA